A window of Streptomyces sp. SAI-127 contains these coding sequences:
- a CDS encoding LysR family transcriptional regulator — MAMTTDVHVRDLRYFVAVAEELHFTRAAERLYVSQPALSKQIRALERQLGVELLRRDPRGVSLTEAGQALLPYARQVLAAWAAADASMATARAAGRGTLLVGMSTSPGRGGLLPAIRSRFTAAHPEAVVRLRQMGWQDPTAGLADGETEVAFVWLPLPDEERYGWTVVAEESRLVALPDSHPLAARKEVDFADLADEPFLALPPSAGPLRDFWLALDERSGRPPRIGAEIAGTEETYEALVAGLGICLVAAGNAPLITLGGVVTRPVHGIAPSRYVLAWRKEDGGRPLVRGYAEACRAVTGG, encoded by the coding sequence ATGGCTATGACGACCGACGTACATGTACGGGACCTGCGTTACTTCGTGGCGGTGGCCGAGGAACTGCACTTCACTCGCGCGGCCGAGCGGCTGTACGTGTCACAGCCCGCGCTGAGCAAGCAGATCCGGGCGCTGGAGCGGCAGTTGGGTGTGGAGCTGTTACGGCGGGATCCTCGGGGCGTATCGCTCACCGAGGCGGGTCAGGCACTGCTGCCGTACGCCCGGCAGGTACTGGCGGCCTGGGCGGCGGCGGACGCCTCGATGGCGACGGCCCGGGCGGCGGGGCGCGGCACGCTGCTGGTGGGCATGAGCACCAGCCCCGGCCGCGGCGGTCTGCTCCCGGCGATCCGCTCCCGCTTCACGGCCGCGCATCCGGAGGCGGTCGTACGGCTGCGGCAGATGGGCTGGCAGGACCCGACCGCGGGTCTGGCGGACGGCGAGACCGAGGTCGCGTTCGTGTGGCTGCCGCTGCCCGACGAGGAGCGCTACGGATGGACCGTGGTCGCCGAGGAGTCCCGTCTGGTCGCCCTCCCCGACAGCCACCCGCTCGCCGCCCGCAAGGAGGTCGACTTCGCCGACCTGGCCGACGAACCGTTCCTCGCCCTGCCACCGAGCGCGGGCCCCCTGCGCGACTTCTGGCTCGCCCTCGACGAACGGTCCGGCCGCCCGCCCCGCATCGGCGCGGAGATCGCGGGCACGGAGGAGACGTACGAGGCCCTCGTCGCGGGCCTCGGCATCTGCCTCGTGGCCGCCGGCAACGCCCCCCTGATCACCCTGGGCGGAGTGGTCACCCGGCCGGTGCACGGGATCGCCCCGAGCAGATACGTCCTGGCCTGGCGCAAGGAGGACGGGGGGCGCCCGCTGGTGCGGGGGTACGCAGAGGCGTGCCGGGCGGTGACGGGCGGCTGA
- a CDS encoding serpin family protein, whose translation MPITGATTQAVNGLTARWAGVSSGGTVFSAAGVWPLLAFLADGARGPARAELARALGVPAEQAAAAARELLAGLAGSEALDSALGLWTRRTLELREEWEAGLPTDALGALTGDPALDQREMDAWAAKRTGGLIERMPVEVRDDTELVVASALALRTTWLRPFEVRPVRPSAGPWRGRTLRGLNRRSVRLDRVGVVTAPEGRVTEVKVLGDNGIDVHLLLGDEHMTPGQVMAAGADVLDGTCPVVRGSLLPHGPAGPGLRVEERPCAEPRHPTLEVTTAAFEVRAHHDLLDLHGLFGLTAARDARQGHFAGISATPLAVGSARQSVLARFDALGFEAAAVTAVAAAPGGPPPTPRHTSTVVTATFDRPFAFLAVHRETRLALTAGWVTEPAPLG comes from the coding sequence ATGCCGATCACGGGTGCGACGACCCAGGCGGTGAACGGGCTGACGGCACGGTGGGCGGGGGTGTCTTCCGGGGGGACCGTGTTCTCGGCCGCCGGGGTGTGGCCGCTGCTGGCCTTCCTGGCCGACGGGGCGCGGGGTCCGGCACGGGCCGAGCTGGCGCGGGCGCTCGGGGTGCCCGCGGAGCAAGCGGCCGCGGCGGCGCGGGAGTTGCTCGCGGGACTGGCCGGATCGGAGGCGCTGGACTCGGCTCTCGGACTGTGGACCAGGCGGACGCTGGAGCTGCGCGAGGAGTGGGAGGCAGGGCTGCCCACCGACGCGCTCGGGGCCCTCACCGGCGATCCCGCTCTCGATCAGCGGGAGATGGACGCCTGGGCCGCGAAGCGGACGGGTGGGCTGATCGAGCGGATGCCGGTGGAGGTACGGGACGACACCGAGCTGGTGGTGGCGAGTGCGTTGGCTCTGCGGACCACGTGGCTGCGGCCCTTCGAGGTGCGTCCGGTACGGCCGTCCGCGGGCCCCTGGCGGGGCCGGACCCTGCGCGGGCTCAACCGCCGGAGCGTCCGGCTGGACCGGGTCGGCGTCGTGACCGCACCCGAGGGCCGGGTCACCGAGGTGAAGGTGCTCGGCGACAACGGCATCGACGTCCATCTCCTGCTCGGGGACGAGCACATGACGCCGGGTCAGGTGATGGCGGCGGGGGCGGACGTGCTCGACGGCACGTGTCCGGTCGTACGGGGGTCGTTGCTTCCGCACGGGCCCGCGGGGCCGGGACTGCGGGTCGAGGAGCGGCCGTGTGCCGAGCCTCGTCATCCGACGCTGGAGGTGACCACGGCGGCGTTCGAGGTGCGGGCGCACCACGATCTGCTGGACCTGCACGGACTGTTCGGCCTCACCGCGGCTCGGGACGCGCGGCAGGGGCACTTCGCCGGCATCAGCGCCACGCCCCTGGCCGTCGGCTCCGCCCGGCAGTCCGTCCTGGCCCGCTTCGACGCGCTCGGCTTCGAGGCGGCCGCGGTGACGGCGGTCGCGGCGGCGCCGGGTGGGCCGCCGCCCACCCCCCGCCACACGTCGACCGTGGTCACGGCCACCTTCGACCGCCCCTTCGCCTTCCTCGCCGTACACCGGGAGACCCGCCTGGCGCTGACGGCGGGCTGGGTGACGGAACCGGCACCGCTCGGGTAG
- a CDS encoding oxidoreductase, translating to MNKVWLITGASSGFGRAIAEAALADGDVVVGAARRPEALDDLVAAHPDQVEAVRLDVTDMSAAEAVVRDVVARHGRIDVLVNNAGRTHVGAFEETTDDELRELFDVHVFGPAALTRAVLPAMRERRSGAIVQMSSMGGQMSFAGFSAYSGTKFALEGMSEGLADEVREFGIKVLIVEPGAFRTSLFDASRAGASADSGVYAKVSETRGFVSGGDGTQAGDPAKAAAVIRAALDAEETPLRLPLGDDAVTAVLDHLDAVRTDVATWEKTTRATAFDD from the coding sequence ATGAACAAGGTCTGGCTGATCACGGGTGCGAGCAGCGGATTCGGGCGGGCGATCGCCGAGGCGGCCCTGGCCGACGGCGATGTCGTGGTGGGCGCGGCCCGCAGGCCCGAGGCGCTGGACGACCTCGTGGCCGCCCACCCCGACCAGGTGGAGGCGGTGCGTCTGGACGTGACCGACATGTCCGCGGCGGAGGCCGTCGTACGGGATGTGGTGGCCCGGCACGGACGGATCGACGTCCTGGTCAACAACGCGGGCCGGACCCATGTCGGTGCCTTCGAGGAGACCACCGACGACGAACTGCGCGAGCTGTTCGACGTGCATGTCTTCGGCCCTGCGGCGCTCACGAGGGCGGTGCTGCCGGCCATGCGCGAGCGGCGGTCGGGCGCGATCGTGCAGATGAGCAGCATGGGCGGGCAGATGTCCTTCGCGGGCTTCTCGGCGTACAGCGGGACGAAGTTCGCGCTGGAGGGCATGTCCGAGGGGCTCGCCGACGAGGTGCGGGAGTTCGGCATCAAGGTGCTGATCGTGGAGCCGGGGGCCTTCCGCACCTCGCTGTTCGACGCGAGCCGCGCGGGGGCCAGCGCCGACAGCGGCGTCTACGCCAAGGTGAGCGAGACCCGCGGATTCGTCTCCGGCGGCGACGGCACCCAGGCCGGCGACCCCGCGAAGGCGGCGGCGGTGATCCGCGCCGCGCTCGACGCCGAGGAGACCCCGCTGCGGCTGCCCCTCGGCGACGACGCGGTGACCGCCGTACTCGACCACCTCGACGCCGTACGGACCGACGTGGCCACCTGGGAGAAGACCACCCGGGCAACCGCCTTCGACGACTGA
- a CDS encoding alpha/beta fold hydrolase has product MVSSGNGWITGRHAVGTPEVRLIALPQAGAGAGAFASWRGRLPAGVELAPVQLPGRGTRAHEPTPVNVHAVADALFQAVRSELTMPYVLFGHSFGGALAYELAVRVQQHRLRAPLATLISGSRAPQTPSLRTMSERDDDALIAWLARNGGLPHALLDDEWFLGEILRVVRMDLRWAESYHVSEPVPLTCPLHVFGGAEDEITPAGPVATLGALYHW; this is encoded by the coding sequence ATGGTGTCATCCGGCAACGGGTGGATCACGGGTCGTCACGCCGTGGGCACCCCCGAGGTGCGACTGATCGCCCTGCCCCAGGCGGGCGCCGGGGCCGGCGCGTTCGCAAGCTGGCGGGGGAGGCTCCCCGCCGGTGTCGAACTGGCACCGGTGCAGTTGCCGGGACGCGGCACCCGTGCGCACGAACCGACACCGGTGAACGTGCATGCCGTAGCTGACGCCCTGTTCCAGGCCGTGCGCTCCGAACTCACCATGCCGTACGTGCTGTTCGGCCACAGCTTCGGAGGCGCACTCGCTTATGAGCTGGCCGTCCGGGTGCAGCAGCACCGGCTGCGCGCCCCCCTCGCCACGCTGATCTCCGGCTCCCGCGCCCCCCAGACGCCCTCGTTGCGGACCATGTCCGAACGCGACGACGACGCCCTGATCGCTTGGCTGGCCAGGAACGGCGGGTTGCCGCATGCGCTGCTCGACGACGAGTGGTTCCTCGGCGAGATCCTGCGTGTCGTCCGTATGGATCTGCGCTGGGCCGAGTCGTACCACGTGTCGGAGCCTGTGCCGCTGACCTGTCCTCTGCACGTCTTCGGCGGAGCCGAGGACGAGATCACCCCCGCCGGACCAGTTGCCACTCTGGGCGCGCTGTACCACTGGTGA